One Spodoptera frugiperda isolate SF20-4 chromosome 10, AGI-APGP_CSIRO_Sfru_2.0, whole genome shotgun sequence genomic region harbors:
- the LOC118277529 gene encoding uncharacterized protein LOC118277529, translated as MARCRCSCVEMRRFAARQCRVIMTDSGNMSIVDARPDTNQVIDVDQLICEIKKRPLLYTRAQTEYIQKVARQREWTEVCQALCKNFRQLSARKKREKVRQVQSKWFRLKKTFLRQSGYGVRTTVGRIRKKKQIEKLSFLIPTTPVMEVDSGAGATAAANNNDDDLDLVMDTLKSEEANAPTASTSADNIAAFAKQHEVKKKPFFIPLPKIEEPKHEPIDENLHFALMLVPLLRALNQDQRFYAWSNILNILQKARELGPKKLSILQEELRYTDGEAPNLLQDLAYVQPDPEPPVDEEPMFPAAHGRPTNEAGEIMYPETDTEDNEEA; from the exons ATGGCTAGATGTCGCTGCAGTTGTGTTGAGATGCGCCGTTTTGCCGCGCGGCAGTGTCGCGTTATCATGACAGACAGTGGCAACATGTCCATTGTTGACGCACGTCCTGACACCAATCAAGTAATTGATGTGGATCAGTTGATTTGCGAAATCAAAAAGCGACCTTTGCTGTATACCAGGGCGCAAACTGAGTACATACAGAAGGTCGCCAGGCAAAGAGAGTGGACAGAGGTTTGCCAGGCGCTTTGCAAGAATTTCCGCCAGTTGAGTGCCAGGAAGAAACGCGAgaaag TGCGGCAAGTACAGTCCAAGTGGTTCCGGCTGAAGAAGACCTTTCTACGTCAGTCCGGGTACGGAGTCAGGACAACAGTTGGGAGGATTAGGAAAAAAAAGCAAATAGAAAAGTTGTCGTTCCTTATTCCGACTACACCCGTCATGGAGGTAGACTCTGGAGCCGGAGCCACGGCTGCCGCTAACAACAACGACGATGACTTAGACCTTGTCATGGACACGCTCAAATCTGAAGAAGCCAATGCCCCAACGGCGTCAACATCTGCAGACAACATCGCGGCCTTCGCTAAACAACATGAGGTGAAGAAGAAACCCTTCTTCATACCTCTGCCTAAAATAGAGGAACCTAAACACGAACCAATAGATGAGAACTTGCATTTCGCACTGATGCTGGTGCCTTTGCTCCGGGCTTTGAACCAGGACCAACGTTTTTACGCTTGGTCCAACATTTTAAACATACTGCAGAAGGCACGAGAGCTTGGACCCAAGAAGCTGTCGATTTTGCAAGAAGAGTTGCGTTACACGGATGGGGAAGCTCCCAATTTGCTTCAAGACCTGGCTTATGTGCAGCCTGATCCGGAGCCTCCAGTGGATGAGGAGCCAATGTTCCCAGCTGCCCATGGAAGACCAACGAATGAGGCAGGGGAAATCATGTATCCAGAAACTGATACTGAGGATAATGAAGAGGCTTAA